The sequence CAGAAACCATTGCCGATTACCTAGAGCTGGAAGGGATGGTGATCGATTGTGCTTATCATGGTGAAGCGGCATTGAAGTTAGCGTCTGAGAATCATTATGACGTGATTATCATGGACATCATGATGCCTAAATTGGACGGTATTTCTGCTGTCAAAAAGTTACGAGAAGAAGTGCAATGCCCTACGCCAATTCTTTTTTTAACCGCTAAAGATAGGTTGGACGACAAGATTGCGGCCTTTCAAGCGGGCGGAGATGATTACTTGGTTAAGCCTTTCGCCATGCAAGAGCTCAGTTTAAGGCTCAACGCATTGGCAAGCCGAGGGCCACGCCAAGGTATAGGAAAGCTGAGTTTTGCCGATATCTCTCTCAACTCGCAGACCGACGAGGTATACCGAGAAGGTAGGCTTATTAAGTTGAGTCGTATTCAGCTCAAGATACTAAAAGTCCTTATGCGTCATGCTCCAGCGATTGTTTCAAGAACTGAAGTGATTGATTCTATTTGGGGTGATGAATCGCCAAGCAGTGATGCACTGCGAAGTCATATTTATGGCCTGCGTAACGCGCTCGATAAAGGGTTTGAACATTCACGATTAGAGACTATTCATGGACAAGGTTACCGACTCAAAGCATAACGGCTCAAGCCACGGCGATTACCCGAGCATCTACCGAAAAATCCGCCGCAGTTTTGGCTTGATGACCTTGGTCATGTTCGGGCTTTTTTGGACAGTGATTTATATCGCTGAAAACCAGATGGAAGTGATCAGCCTCCATCACTGGCTAGACACTGAAGCTAACCGTTATACGTCTGAATATCAGTTACTTGGCGAAGATGCGTTGTTGCCGAATCAAAACGAGTTTTCGAGTTACTGGAGTGAAGCGGAACTGCCTAATTGGTTAGCTCGATACAAACAGCCCGGCTTCTATGAACATCTGTTGGGTACGGAAGATAAACACTTTTACGTATTCGAGCACCCATCAGGCGAAGGGTTGATGTATATCTTGTTTCAAGATGACGCTGACGACTACCTCGACGAGTATGAATGGAGCCTCCACAACTACACCCTCATGCTTGGTGGTTTAACGTCCATTTTTATGGTTTTGTATGGAATCTATGTTGTACGCTCGCTGTCGAGGCCACTCAATCAAATAGAAAAGAAAATAGGGCAAATGCACCCTGAGCAGCCAAGTTTTGAAGTCGAGACGTCTTACGCTGAAACACGACATATTGAGCAAACACTTTTAGATTCAAAGAATCACATTTCAGGATTTTTTCAGCGGGAAGAGGAGTTCAATCGATTTGCCTCTCATGAACTTAGAACCCCGATTATGGTGATTAAAGGGTCGGCTGATCTGCTAACTAAAGTACCCAATCAACCTCCTGTTGCGTTAAAAGCGATTAATCGCTTGCAAGAAGCGAGTGAACAGATGCGAGTGCTGACTGAAATGTTTTTGCTGCTTG is a genomic window of Vibrio crassostreae containing:
- a CDS encoding response regulator transcription factor — its product is MKVLLVDDSHNVAETIADYLELEGMVIDCAYHGEAALKLASENHYDVIIMDIMMPKLDGISAVKKLREEVQCPTPILFLTAKDRLDDKIAAFQAGGDDYLVKPFAMQELSLRLNALASRGPRQGIGKLSFADISLNSQTDEVYREGRLIKLSRIQLKILKVLMRHAPAIVSRTEVIDSIWGDESPSSDALRSHIYGLRNALDKGFEHSRLETIHGQGYRLKA
- a CDS encoding sensor histidine kinase, with amino-acid sequence MDKVTDSKHNGSSHGDYPSIYRKIRRSFGLMTLVMFGLFWTVIYIAENQMEVISLHHWLDTEANRYTSEYQLLGEDALLPNQNEFSSYWSEAELPNWLARYKQPGFYEHLLGTEDKHFYVFEHPSGEGLMYILFQDDADDYLDEYEWSLHNYTLMLGGLTSIFMVLYGIYVVRSLSRPLNQIEKKIGQMHPEQPSFEVETSYAETRHIEQTLLDSKNHISGFFQREEEFNRFASHELRTPIMVIKGSADLLTKVPNQPPVALKAINRLQEASEQMRVLTEMFLLLGKESIDEHHFGHYDLEVEVQNQLLEMAPLFAKQDANYNLDVKGTVTVYAPESFITIVLNNLIKNAFSYSVGDVGIVVTGSQLVITNRHDGNETYNAGYGCGLVIVQRICERMGWSFETQDDGLQFSTYLDFSVNNQVGSR